A window of Nocardia arthritidis genomic DNA:
TGCTGCCACGGGGTGTCCGGACCGAAGGCGTGGCCGGGCGCCGCCTGCCGCGCCGCGTAGAGCTGCACCAGTTCACCGGCGATCTCGCGAACGGCCTTGCGCGCCTTGCGTTTCGTATTCGCCCAGTCGGAGCCGCCGAGTTTGGACAGGCTCGGCATCTCGCCGCCGACGTAGCGGGAGAGCTGGTCGAGCGATTCCATCGGGACGAACAACCGGTCGCCGGGCTGGCCGCGCTTGCTCGGCGCGTATTCGATGACGAGGTATTCGCGCCGGGCGCCGCCGACGGTGCGCTCGATCATCTCGACGAAGCGCCCGATGCCGTGCTGATCGTGCACCACCATGTCGCCCGCGTTCAGCGCGAGCGGATCCACCTGGTTGCGCCGCTTGGCGGGCAGCCGCTTGCCATCGCCCGGCGCGGTGACCCGGTTGCCGGTGAGATCGGATTCGGCGACGACGACGAGACCGGCGTCGTCGAAGATCAGGCCGTCGTGCAGCGAGCCGCACAGCACGCCGACCAGACCTGGCTGCGGTTCGGCGCCGGCCGCCAGCACCGCGGCCGGGACGTCCGCATCGCCGAGCCGTTCCTGAATGCGTTGTGCCGTACCGTGTCCCGCGACGACGACCACCGCGCGGCCGCCGGTCGAGACGTGCGCACGCAGCGAGGCGAAGATCGTCGCGACGAGTTCGTCGGAGCCGCGCGCGGCCGGGCCCGCCAGCACCGGCAGCACGACCTCGGCTGGATCACCCGAGGTGAGCGGGCTCAGCGTCCACCACGGCAGGCCTTGCCGGTCGGCGCTGGCGTGGATATCGGGCAGCGGGCGATACGCCGAGGCCGCCAGGTCGAGTCCGTGACCGCCGAGCGGGGCCGCGCCGCCGAAGGAGGCCGCGGTCCACGACGCCTCCAGGAATTCCTCGCCGGTGCGCACGAGATCCGCCGCGCGGGTGCGGATTTTCTCCGGATCGCACAGCAGCACATGCGTTCCGGTGGGCAGCACCTCGGTGAGCAGTTTGAGCTCACCCGGCTGCAATACCGGCAGCAGCGCCTCCATGCCCTCGACCGGAATACCCTCGGCCAGCTTCTCCAGCATTTCGACCAGGGCCGCGTCGGCCGCGTTCTCGATGGCCACCTCGGCGGCCCGGTCCCGCACCGCGGGCGTGAGCAGCAGTTCCCGGCAGGGCGGCGCGACGACGAGGTCCACCTCGAGATCGGTGAGCGAGCGCTGATCGGCGACCGCGAACGGCCGCAGCTCGGTGACCTCGTCACCCCAGAACTCGACGCGCACCGGATGATCCGCGGTGGGCGGGAACAGGTCGAGGATGCCGCCGCGCACCGCGAACTCGCCGCGCTTGCCGACCATATCGACCCGCGTATACGCGAATTCGACCAGGCGCGTTAGCAATTCATCGAAATCGAACTGTGCGCCGACGCGCAGCACGATCGGCGCGATATCGCCGAGGCCGGCGGCCATCGGCTGCATCAGCGAGCGCACCGTCGTCACCACCACCCGCAGCGGCTCCGGGAAAACCTCATCTTCCGGATGCGCGAGCCTGCGCAGCACCGCGAGCCTGCGGCCCACGGTATCCGCGCCGGGCGAGAGCCGTTCGTGCGGCAGCGTCTCCCACGACGGGAACTGGGCGACCGCCGCGCCGAGGATTTCGGTGAGCTCGACGGTCAGATCGTCGGCCTCACGACCGGTGGCGGTCACCACGACCAGCGGTTTACTCGCGGCGATGGTGTGCGCGACGAACGGCCGCACCGCCGAGGGGGCCACCAATTCGACCGTGGATTTTCCGATCAGCCCGGCGACCGTCTGTAGCGCGGTATCGGCGCTCGCGGCCGCGGCGAGTCCGGCCAGCGGGGGACGATTGGGCATTGAACGACTCCTGAGCACGCACGTTTCGGTCGGCCAACCGAGTCTAGTTGGGCGGACCGACGCGGTTGCCCGCGCCCGGCGGCCGCAACCTACGGCACGTAGCGCCGCAACCGCCGGGCCGCGAATTCCCGGAAGTACGAAAGCTTTTCGGCGGGCACGATGGACGGCAGCAGGAAGTACCAGGCCCGTTCCATCCTGGTTGCCATCTGGTCCATGGTCTCGGTGCCGACCGCGATGATGTGCACGCCCGCGGTGACCTCCTGGAGCAGCACGCCGATCACCTCGGGTTCGAGATCGGCCTCCAGATCGCCCTGGGCGATGGCCCGTTCGGCGAGCACCCGGTAGGTGTCGCCCCAGGTCTTGGCGATGTTGTCACCCTGGGCGCCGCGATAGTCGCCGATCTGATGGGTCAGCTTGAGCATGGCGCCGACCATCGGATCGTTCATCGACAGATCGGCGACCACATAGGTGATGCCGATGCACGCCTCCAGCGCGGGCACCCGGGGATCGAAGAATCCCTGGCAGGAGCTGACCAGTCGCTCGTTGCCCTGATCGACCACCGCGCGGGCCAGTTCTTCCTTCGAACCGAAGTGAAAGTACAAGGCGCCCTTGGTCACATTGGACTGCGCGATGATCTCACTGAGGCTCGCGTTGGCATATCCCAACCGCAAAAAGACATCGGCCGCGCCCGCGAGAACGGAATCGCGGGTGATCTCCGCGCGCGCTTGCCTAGCCATCAGATCCGCCTGTCATCCAAAAACCAGCCATCCTGAAGTAGACCGACATCCCGAAGTTGACCGACATACCGCCCGAACAGCACCCAGAGGATGGGTGAACCGTACCACCAGGTGCCCGTCCAGCAGGCAATTCGAGCATTCGACCAAACCTTCTTCGCAATTCACTGGTTAACACGCGTGGTCAGTCCGCAGAACCGGTCCGCCATTCGGAACTCAGCTGCGGATCGGCCTCCAGGTGCTGTAGTCCGTTCCAGCAAAGGTTCACCAGGTGTGCGGCGACAACCTCTTTCGACGGTTTCCGCTCGTCCAGCCACCAGGTAGCAGCCGTCGAAACCATACCGACCAGTCCCTGTGCGTAGAGGGTGGCGAGACTGGTGTCGAATCCGCGCCTGTCGAAATCGCCCGCCAGGATGTGCGCCACCTGATTCACCGCCTCGTTGAGCAGGCTCGAATAGCGGCCGTCGGCGGTCGCGGCCGGCTGGTCGCGCACCAGGATGCGGAAGCCGTCGGTGCGCTCCTCGATATAGGTCAGCAGCGCCAGCGCGACCTGCTCCAAGCGCACCCGTGACCGATTCTGGGTGAGGGAGGACACGATCATGTCCAGCAACATGGACATTTCGCGGTCGACCACCACCGCGTACAGCCCTTCCTTACCGCCGAAGTGTTCGTACACCACGGGTTTGGAGACCTGGGCCCGCTGCGCGATCTCCTCGATCGAGGTGGCGTCGTACCCGCGCTCGGCGAACAGCGCCCGCCCGATCTCGATCAACTGCTGGCGCCGCTGGGTGCCCGTCATCCGCGGCCGGGGCGCGCGTTGCTCACCCGATGACA
This region includes:
- a CDS encoding TetR/AcrR family transcriptional regulator; translation: MSSGEQRAPRPRMTGTQRRQQLIEIGRALFAERGYDATSIEEIAQRAQVSKPVVYEHFGGKEGLYAVVVDREMSMLLDMIVSSLTQNRSRVRLEQVALALLTYIEERTDGFRILVRDQPAATADGRYSSLLNEAVNQVAHILAGDFDRRGFDTSLATLYAQGLVGMVSTAATWWLDERKPSKEVVAAHLVNLCWNGLQHLEADPQLSSEWRTGSAD
- a CDS encoding TetR/AcrR family transcriptional regulator, which translates into the protein MARQARAEITRDSVLAGAADVFLRLGYANASLSEIIAQSNVTKGALYFHFGSKEELARAVVDQGNERLVSSCQGFFDPRVPALEACIGITYVVADLSMNDPMVGAMLKLTHQIGDYRGAQGDNIAKTWGDTYRVLAERAIAQGDLEADLEPEVIGVLLQEVTAGVHIIAVGTETMDQMATRMERAWYFLLPSIVPAEKLSYFREFAARRLRRYVP
- the mfd gene encoding transcription-repair coupling factor; the encoded protein is MPNRPPLAGLAAAASADTALQTVAGLIGKSTVELVAPSAVRPFVAHTIAASKPLVVVTATGREADDLTVELTEILGAAVAQFPSWETLPHERLSPGADTVGRRLAVLRRLAHPEDEVFPEPLRVVVTTVRSLMQPMAAGLGDIAPIVLRVGAQFDFDELLTRLVEFAYTRVDMVGKRGEFAVRGGILDLFPPTADHPVRVEFWGDEVTELRPFAVADQRSLTDLEVDLVVAPPCRELLLTPAVRDRAAEVAIENAADAALVEMLEKLAEGIPVEGMEALLPVLQPGELKLLTEVLPTGTHVLLCDPEKIRTRAADLVRTGEEFLEASWTAASFGGAAPLGGHGLDLAASAYRPLPDIHASADRQGLPWWTLSPLTSGDPAEVVLPVLAGPAARGSDELVATIFASLRAHVSTGGRAVVVVAGHGTAQRIQERLGDADVPAAVLAAGAEPQPGLVGVLCGSLHDGLIFDDAGLVVVAESDLTGNRVTAPGDGKRLPAKRRNQVDPLALNAGDMVVHDQHGIGRFVEMIERTVGGARREYLVIEYAPSKRGQPGDRLFVPMESLDQLSRYVGGEMPSLSKLGGSDWANTKRKARKAVREIAGELVQLYAARQAAPGHAFGPDTPWQQEMEDAFAFTETADQMTAIAEVKSDMEKPVPMDRVVCGDVGYGKTEIAVRAAFKAVQDGKQVVVLVPTTLLAQQHLQTFTERVSGFPVTVKGLSRFTDPAESRAVLEGMADGSVDIVVGTHRLLQTGVRWKDLGLVVVDEEQRFGVEHKEHIKALRTHVDVLTMSATPIPRTLEMSLAGIREMSTILTPPEERHPVLTYVGAYNDKQVTAAIRRELLRDGQIFYVHNRVSSIDKAAKRIRDLVPEARVVVAHGQMHEDMLEQTVQGFWQREFDVLVCTTIIETGLDISNANTLIVERADALGLSQLHQLRGRVGRSRERGYAYFLYPPEKPLTETAYDRLATISQNSDLGAGMAVAMKDLEIRGAGNVLGAEQSGHVAGVGFDLYVRLVGEAVEAYRAAADGKPITVEEPKEVRIDLPVDAHIPPDYIASDRLRLEAYRKLAAAQDDPALAAVVDELVDRYGPLPVEVGRLVSVAKLRLLAREYGVTEIAVTGTTLKISPLLSLPDSKQLRLKRLYPSAGYKAASGVVQLPLPRVEDSVGAERVRDVVLLQFVADLLLALDGKAQGAVDLTVATEVSGAR